One Drosophila virilis strain 15010-1051.87 chromosome 5, Dvir_AGI_RSII-ME, whole genome shotgun sequence DNA window includes the following coding sequences:
- the Hmgs gene encoding hydroxymethylglutaryl-CoA synthase 1 has translation MSRNWPESVGIRAIEVLFPSQYVDQTELEQFDGASAGKYTIGLGQSKMGFCSDREDVNSLCLTVVARLLERHHIKHTEIGRLEVGTETIVDKSKSVKSVLMQLFAASGNTDIEGIDTTNACYGGTAALFNAINWIESSSWDGRYALAVCADIAVYAKGAARPTGGAGAIAMLVGPHAPLQLERGLRATHMEHAYDFYKPDLSSEYPTVDGKLSIQCYLSALDTCYRLYRQKFEKQQPQQSQLGLQNFDAIIFHTPFCKLVQKSVGRLSFNDFLLCSEQERAEKFAGLERFNAATLEGSYFDRDVEKAFLTQSAELFANKTKKSLLLANQVGNMYTPSVYSGLVSLLISEPASQLVGKRIGVFSYGSGLAASMYSIKVTQDASVFEKFVSKLDYVLPLLNAREKVAPEQFSELMEVREKNNHAAPYTPTGSISALFPGTYYLKDVDALHRRSYERTPSNISNGVH, from the coding sequence ATGTCACGAAATTGGCCCGAAAGTGTTGGAATACGCGCCATTGAAGTGCTCTTTCCCTCGCAGTATGTGGACCAAACGGAATTGGAACAGTTCGATGGCGCCTCTGCGGGCAAATATACAATCGGCCTGGGCCAATCAAAAATGGGCTTCTGCTCGGATCGCGAGGATGTCAACTCACTTTGCCTGACGGTTGTCGCCCGTCTCCTGGAACGTCATCATATCAAGCACACGGAAATCGGTCGCCTTGAGGTGGGCACCGAAACGATAGTCGATAAATCGAAATCGGTGAAATCGGTGCTAATGCAATTGTTTGCGGCAAGTGGCAACACTGACATCGAGGGCATCGATACCACAAATGCCTGCTATGGCGGCACTGCAGCGCTTTTCAATGCCATCAATTGGATCGAATCGTCCAGCTGGGATGGACGCTATGCTCTTGCCGTGTGCGCCGATATTGCCGTCTATGCCAAGGGCGCGGCACGTCCGACCGGCGGTGCCGGCGCCATTGCCATGCTGGTGGGACCGCACGCGCCGCTGCAGCTGGAACGTGGACTGCGCGCGACTCACATGGAGCACGCCTATGACTTCTATAAGCCCGATCTGAGCTCCGAGTATCCGACGGTCGATGGCAAGCTGTCCATACAGTGCTACCTCTCGGCGCTGGATACCTGCTATCGCCTCTATCGCCAGAAGTTCgagaagcagcagccgcaacagtcGCAGCTGGGCCTGCAGAACTTTGATGCCATTATCTTCCATACGCCGTTCTGCAAACTTGTCCAGAAATCCGTGGGACGTCTGAGCTTCAATGATTTTCTGCTGTGCAGCGAACAGGAGCGTGCCGAGAAATTTGCCGGCTTGGAGCGCTTCAATGCCGCCACACTGGAGGGCAGCTATTTTGATCGGGATGTGGAGAAGGCCTTCCTCACGCAATCCGCCGAGCTGTTCGCCAACAAGACCAAGaagtcgctgctgctggccaatcAGGTGGGCAACATGTACACGCCCAGCGTCTATTCGGGCCTCGTCTCGCTGCTGATCAGCGAACCGGCCAGCCAGCTGGTGGGCAAACGTATCGGTGTCTTCTCCTATGGCTCCGGCCTGGCCGCCTCCATGTATTCCATCAAAGTCACACAGGATGCGTCCGTTTTTGAGAAGTTTGTGTCCAAGCTAGACTATGTGCTGCCCCTGTTGAATGCACGCGAAAAAGTGGCGCCCGAACAATTCTCGGAGCTGATGGAGGTGCGCGAAAAGAACAATCATGCGGCGCCCTATACGCCCACAGGCAGCATCAGTGCCCTCTTCCCGGGCACCTACTACCTAAAGGATGTGGATGCACTGCACAGGCGCAGTTACGAACGCACGcccagcaacatcagcaacggGGTGCATTAG
- the LOC6636321 gene encoding alpha-N-acetylgalactosaminidase — MYSMLNIVAAFVFLLLQLLQGGTALDNGLALKPPMGWMSWQRFRCITDCKTYPDECISEQLFRRHADLIVSEGYADVGYEYVIIDDCWLEKNRDNKTNKLVPDRKRFPNGLNVLADHIHERGLKFGLYQDFGTNTCAGYPGVINHMALDAATFANWDVDYVKLDGCYANISDMAAGYPEFGRLLNSTGRPMVYSCSWPAYQSEVGQMPEYESLKKHCNLWRNWDDIDDSLESLMQIIDYFGKNQDSIQPHAGPGHWNDPDMLLLGNYGLSYDQSKLQMAIWAVLAAPLIMSNDLAKVRPEIKDILQNRAVIAVNQDPLGIQGRRLLMKNNIEVWRRPITPTADAEYSYAVAFVSRRVDGAPYAISFTLKDLSLNNEYGYGVQDLFEPNSNLGVFRSESHFNTRVIPNGVNFYKFTALGN, encoded by the exons ATGTACAGCATGTTGAACATTGTGGCCGCATTTGTGTTCTtattgctgcagttgctccaaGGTGGTACAGCGCTGGACAATGGCCTGGCACTCAA GCCACCCATGGGCTGGATGTCCTGGCAGCGCTTTCGCTGCATAACCGACTGCAAAACTTATCCCGACGAATGCATAAG CGAGCAGTTGTTCCGGCGTCACGCGGATTTAATTGTCTCCGAGGGCTATGCTGATGTTGGCTACGAGTATGTCATCATTGACGATTGTTGGCTGGAGAAGAATCGGGATAACAAGACAAATAAACTTGTGCCGGATCGCAAGCGTTTTCCCAATGGCTTGAACGTGCTGGCCGATCAT ATACACGAACGAGGACTCAAGTTTGGTTTGTACCAGGACTTTGGCACAAATACGTGTGCCGGCTATCCGGGCGTCATCAATCACATGGCACTCGACGCGGCAACATTTGCCAATTGGGATGTTGACTATGTCAAGTTGGACGGCTGCTATGCGAACATAAGCGACATGGCTGCCGGTTATCCAGAATTCGGACGCCTGCTTAATTCGACAGGCAGGCCCATGGTCTACTCCTGCAGCTG GCCTGCGTATCAGTCCGAAGTTGGCCAAATGCCCGAATATGAATCGTTGAAGAAACACTGCAATCTGTGGCGCAACTGGGATGATATTGACGATTCATTGGAGTCGCTCATGCAGATAATTGATTACTTTGGCAAAAATCAGGACAGCATACAGCCACATGCTGGACCAGGACATTGGAACGATCCGGatatgctgctgcttggcaatTATGGCTTAAGCTATGATcaaagcaaattgcaaatggccATTTGGGCTGTGCTGGCGGCACCCTTGATAATGTCCAATGATTTGGCCAAGGTGCGACCAGAAATCAAGGATATCCTGCAGAATCG TGCCGTAATTGCTGTCAATCAGGATCCGCTGGGCATACAGGGCCGACGTTTGctcatgaaaaacaatattgaG GTCTGGCGTCGTCCCATAACACCGACAGCCGATGCCGAATACTCTTACGCTGTGGCTTTTGTCAGCCGTCGTGTGGACGGCGCGCCATATGCCATATCATTTACGCTTAAAGat CTGTCGCTGAACAATGAGTACGGCTACGGTGTCCAG GATTTGTTTGAGCCGAATAGCAACTTGGGCGTTTTTCGATCGGAGAGTCATTTTAATACACGCGTTATTCCCAACG gtGTCAACTTCTACAAGTTTACGGCGCTGGGAAATTGA